The stretch of DNA GGTGCTGTCCCACCTCGCGTGGGAAGGAGAGCAGCAGCAGCGCTTGTTCGATCGTCAGCGTGTCCAGCGACATCGATGGCCACAAACTTGCCATCCGCGGCTTGCTGCCACGCTTGACGGTGCCTTTCTCGGTCAATTCCGGCTCGCCGAGTTGCACGTACGGACCGAATCGTCCGGATTTCAGGTAGATGGGCTTGCCGGTGGCCGGATCATGCCCCAGCACGCGATCACCCTGGGCGGCCTGGTGCAGGAGATCCTCGCAGCGAGCCACGGTCAGCTCGTCGGGTGCGACATCTTCAGGCACGGTGGCGCGCTGCTCGCGGTCACCGATCTGCACGTAAGGACCATAGCGCCCGACCCGCACGACGACGGTCTCATCGGATGCTGTGCGACCGATCGGGATGCACGACACCTCGCGGGCATCGATGCTCTCACCGCTGCTGTTTACAAGCTGCTTCAGCCCGGTGCCCGACAGTGGCGCGCCGTTGGCTCGGCCGGCCTCTTCGCCGAAGTAGAACGCGTTGAGCCATGGACCGGATTCCCGCTGGCCACTCGCGATGGCGTCGAGTTCGTCCTCCATACGGGCGGTGAACTCGTAGTCGACCAGTTCACGCAGGTGCTGCTCCAGAAGATTGACGACGGCGAAAGCGGTGAACGTCGGCACAAGCGCGGTGCCCTTGCGCCACACGTAACCGCGATCCTGGATGGTTTGCAGGATCGTGGCATAGGTCGAGGGGCGGCCGATGCCACGCTCCTCGAGCTCTTTGATCAGACTGGCTTCGGTGTAGCGCGCCGGCGGCTGTGTGACATGCTGTTGTGGCTCGAGCTTTTCGGCTCGCAGCACCTGGCCGGTCTGGAGTGCCGGCAGCACGCGCTCGCGGTCTTCCAGTTCCGCGGTCGGGTCGTCCGAACCCTCCACGTACGCCCGCAGGTAGCCGGGGAAGGTGATGACCTGGCCCGAGGTGCTAAAAGTGGCCGTGCCGTGAGTATCGGCTTCGGCTTCGATCCGCACGATCGTGCGCCGGCCTTGAGCGTCCTTCATCTGGGAGGCGACGGTTCGTTTCCAGATCAGCTCGTACAGGCGCAGCTCGTCCTGGTTGAGTTCATGCGCGACGCTCTGGGGCGTGCGGAACGTCTCACCAGCGGGCCGAATGGCTTCGTGCGCTTCCTGGGCGTTCTTCGTCTTCCCTTTGTAAACGCGCGGTTCGGCCGGCAGGTAATCATTGCCATAGAGTTCGCGCACCTGGCTGCGGGCGGCGCTGATGGCCTGCGACGAGAGCGTCGTGGAATCGGTACGCATGTAGGTGATGTAGCCGTTCTCATACAGGTGTTGCGCGAGGCGCATGGTGCGCTGAGCGCTGAAGCGGAGCTTTCGGCCGGCCTCCTGCTGGAGCGTCGAGGTGATGAACGGCGCATAGGGGCGGTTCGTGAATGGCTTCTCGGTGACATCGGTGACACGGAAGTCGGCCCCGTGGAGGGCCGCGGTGACGGCCTCGGCGACGTCGGCCGCGAGCCAACGTACGGAGGCGCCTTCCTTGAGCCGGCCAGTGGTCTCGTCGAAGTCCTTTCCAGAGGCGATGCGCTGCCCGGCGAGTTCGAGCAGGCGGGCCTCGAACGGCTTGCCGGGCCCTTCCGCGAGCAACTGGGCGACGAGATCCCAGTACTCGGCCGAGACGAAGCGCATGCGGGCCCGCTCGCGGTCGACGACCAGGCGGGTGGCGACCGATTGGACGCGTCCGGCGGA from Phycisphaerales bacterium encodes:
- the topA gene encoding type I DNA topoisomerase produces the protein MAKASGQQKILVIVESPAKARTIGKYLGTGFEVESSIGHIRDLPSTAAEIPAEYKDQPWARLGVNVDEQFRPIYIVPADKKAQVAKLRSKLKDSSELYLATDEDREGEAIAWHLAEVLKPKCPVKRMVFDEITRSAITRAVEQTRAIDARLVNAQETRRILDRLYGYEVSPVLWRKVRPKLSAGRVQSVATRLVVDRERARMRFVSAEYWDLVAQLLAEGPGKPFEARLLELAGQRIASGKDFDETTGRLKEGASVRWLAADVAEAVTAALHGADFRVTDVTEKPFTNRPYAPFITSTLQQEAGRKLRFSAQRTMRLAQHLYENGYITYMRTDSTTLSSQAISAARSQVRELYGNDYLPAEPRVYKGKTKNAQEAHEAIRPAGETFRTPQSVAHELNQDELRLYELIWKRTVASQMKDAQGRRTIVRIEAEADTHGTATFSTSGQVITFPGYLRAYVEGSDDPTAELEDRERVLPALQTGQVLRAEKLEPQQHVTQPPARYTEASLIKELEERGIGRPSTYATILQTIQDRGYVWRKGTALVPTFTAFAVVNLLEQHLRELVDYEFTARMEDELDAIASGQRESGPWLNAFYFGEEAGRANGAPLSGTGLKQLVNSSGESIDAREVSCIPIGRTASDETVVVRVGRYGPYVQIGDREQRATVPEDVAPDELTVARCEDLLHQAAQGDRVLGHDPATGKPIYLKSGRFGPYVQLGEPELTEKGTVKRGSKPRMASLWPSMSLDTLTIEQALLLLSFPREVGQHPETGEVITAQDGRFGPYLKMGTETRSLANHEQLAELTLAQAVEILKQPKGRRGTSGGGVLADLGAHPQTGAAIQAKSGRYGAYVTDGVVNATIPKDRTPAEVTLEEALALLAAREQKMRDAGQDPRAPKPARRGRSGRSGGAKPASGGAKRKTVRKRATAASR